A single window of Oceanococcus atlanticus DNA harbors:
- a CDS encoding fluoride efflux transporter FluC, translating into MNWLAVALGGALGACMRYGLMRALPPLGGYPWAIQLANVAGSFLIGVLFVQVAMRWGNEHVAWQLLGVGLLGGFTTYSTFSMDTVRLLEQGRWNLALVYVLSTLALCIGMAAMGVLLGRRLM; encoded by the coding sequence TTGAACTGGCTGGCCGTGGCGCTGGGCGGCGCGCTGGGTGCCTGTATGCGTTACGGTTTGATGCGTGCGCTGCCGCCGTTGGGCGGTTATCCCTGGGCGATACAGCTGGCCAACGTGGCGGGCAGCTTTCTGATCGGCGTGCTGTTCGTGCAGGTGGCCATGCGCTGGGGCAATGAGCACGTAGCATGGCAGTTGCTCGGGGTGGGGCTGCTCGGCGGATTCACCACCTATTCAACGTTTTCCATGGACACCGTGCGCTTGCTGGAGCAGGGTCGCTGGAACCTGGCCCTGGTTTATGTGCTGAGCACGCTGGCGCTGTGTATCGGCATGGCGGCAATGGGCGTCCTGCTGGGCCGGCGGCTGATGTAA
- a CDS encoding replication-associated recombination protein A, with the protein MSAPLAERMRPRTLDEVSGQRALLAPSGPLRRALASGRLSSMLFWGPPGVGKTTLARVLAADSGRELRSLSAVQCGVKDLRKAVDELPESPAGIVFIDEVHRFNKAQQDALLPWVESGRIILLGATTENPSFSVNRALLSRLQVMVLKALQADDLVALIARALSAPQGLAGDVKAEPEVIERIAQLADGDARRALGLLEQAATLAQDGQLTLALIEAALKSQPRAFDKGGDEFYDQISALHKSVRGSDPDAALYWLARMLDGGCDPQYIARRLIRMASEDIGNADPRLLGLCLDAAQAYERLGSPEGDLALAQAAVYLACAPKSNAIEMGWMAAQQAVRDGGSQPVPPHLRNAPTRFMKAQGNGQGYRYAHDEPDAVAWGEHYLPDALLGQRYYQPTERGLERSIGDKLQRIRAEQDKTLGQVRQQRGRR; encoded by the coding sequence ATGAGTGCGCCTCTGGCCGAACGCATGCGCCCGCGTACCCTGGATGAGGTCAGTGGGCAGCGTGCCTTGCTTGCTCCAAGCGGACCATTGCGCCGCGCGCTGGCCAGCGGCCGTCTGAGTTCGATGCTGTTCTGGGGGCCGCCAGGTGTTGGCAAGACCACGCTGGCGCGGGTGCTGGCAGCCGACAGCGGCCGCGAACTGCGCAGTCTTTCGGCGGTGCAATGTGGGGTCAAGGATTTGCGCAAGGCGGTCGATGAGTTGCCCGAATCGCCGGCCGGCATCGTGTTCATCGATGAAGTCCATCGCTTCAACAAAGCCCAGCAGGACGCCTTGCTGCCATGGGTCGAAAGCGGGCGCATCATCCTGCTCGGCGCGACCACCGAAAATCCCTCGTTCAGCGTCAACCGGGCCTTGCTGTCACGTTTGCAGGTCATGGTGCTCAAAGCCTTGCAGGCGGACGATCTGGTTGCCCTCATCGCGCGTGCACTGAGTGCGCCGCAGGGGCTGGCGGGTGACGTCAAGGCCGAGCCGGAGGTGATTGAGCGCATTGCCCAGCTGGCTGATGGTGATGCGCGCCGCGCACTGGGCTTGCTCGAGCAGGCCGCGACACTGGCCCAGGATGGTCAGCTCACACTGGCGCTTATCGAAGCAGCGCTGAAAAGTCAGCCGCGGGCTTTCGACAAGGGCGGCGATGAGTTCTACGACCAGATTTCCGCCCTGCACAAATCCGTGCGCGGGTCGGACCCGGATGCGGCGCTGTACTGGCTGGCGCGCATGCTGGATGGCGGTTGCGATCCGCAGTACATCGCTCGGCGCCTGATCCGCATGGCCAGCGAAGACATCGGCAATGCAGACCCGCGCTTGCTCGGCTTGTGTCTGGACGCCGCGCAAGCCTATGAACGCCTGGGCAGTCCCGAGGGTGATCTGGCCCTGGCCCAGGCTGCCGTATATCTGGCCTGTGCGCCCAAGAGCAATGCCATCGAAATGGGCTGGATGGCGGCGCAGCAGGCGGTGCGTGATGGTGGCAGTCAGCCCGTTCCCCCGCATTTGCGCAATGCGCCAACACGCTTCATGAAAGCTCAGGGCAACGGTCAGGGTTACCGCTATGCCCACGATGAGCCCGATGCGGTGGCCTGGGGCGAGCATTATCTGCCCGATGCCTTGCTCGGCCAGCGTTACTACCAGCCGACCGAGCGCGGCCTGGAGCGCAGCATCGGCGACAAATTGCAGCGCATCCGTGCCGAACAGGACAAGACCCTGGGCCAGGTGCGGCAGCAGCGAGGGCGCCGTTGA